One window from the genome of Coturnix japonica isolate 7356 chromosome 21, Coturnix japonica 2.1, whole genome shotgun sequence encodes:
- the EPHA2 gene encoding ephrin type-A receptor 2 isoform X1: MEHWGSQRYPRVLKVVLLDFAKAQGELGWLTQPYGKGWDLQQHVLNDSGIYIYAVCSVLQGEQENWLRTNWIYRSDAQRIFIELKFTVRDCNSFPGGGGSCKETFNLFYAESDVDYGTNFQKRQFKKIDTIAPDEITVQEDFETRNVKLNVEVRSVGPLRRKGFYLAFQDLGACVSLLSVRVYYKTCPAVLRGLAMFPETVAGADSQQLAKVQGACVEHAVADRAPMLHCNMDGEWLVPIEQCLCQAGYEAVGEQCQACPPGTFKAEVSLSGCQPCPAHTLPSSAAADACPCQDGYFRAPTDPAAMPCTRPPSAPRSVTAVGLGATVQLRWSPPSDKGGRQDVTYSITCEQCLPESGECQPCDGGIRYSQPPQGLVGTGVTVTDLEPQVNYTFTVEARNGVSAFSPLRSMSSTSISVNHTEPPQVTSVSLNGQTATSLVLSWTVPPRQQSWVWKYEVTYSKKTDENSYSVLRCEGTSVTIPKLSPGTAYVVRVQALTKDGHGAFSLEHEFETLPEEAESMASTAVIGGSVAGVIFVVFVLAVLLYVLRRRRNSPSRQSPEDVYFSKSDQLKPLKTYVDPHTYEDPNQAMLKFTTEISPSSITRQKVIGAGEFGEVYKGTLKQGKKEVPVAIKTLKVGYTEKQRVDFLSEASIMGQFCHPNIIRLEGVVSKHKPFMIVIEYMENGALDKFLREKDGQFCVIQLVGMLRGIAAGMKYLANMNYVHRDLAARNILVNSNLVCKVSDFGMSRVLEDDPEAAYTTSGGKIPIRWTAPEAISYRKFTSASDVWSYGIVMWEVMSYGERPYWELSNHEVMKAINEGFRLPAPLDCPSAVYQLMMQCWQQERARRPKFADIVSILDKLVRAPDSLKALADFDPRVSIRLPSTSGSDGVPFRSVPEWLESIKMHQYAEHFAAAGYSTIEKVLQMTSDDLKKIGVRLPGHKKRIAYSLLGLQEQLCPAGVPI; encoded by the exons ATGGAGCATTGGGGGTCCCAGAGGTATCCGAGGGTATTAAAAG ttgTCCTGCTGGATTTCGCCAAGGCTCAaggggagctgggctggctTACCCAGCCCTACGGCAAAGGG TGGGACCTGCAGCAGCACGTGCTGAACGACTCCGGGATCTACATCTACGCAGTGTGCAGCGTGCTGCAGGGCGAGCAGGAGAACTGGCTGCGCACCAACTGGATCTACCGCAGCGACGCTCAGCGCATCTTCATCGAGCTCAAGTTCACCGTCCGCGACTGCAACAGCTTCCCTGGGGGCGGCGGGTCCTGCAAGGAGACCTTCAACCTCTTCTATGCTGAATCTGATGTTGATTATGGCACCAATTTCCAGAAGCGACAGTTCAAGAAGATCGACACCATCGCTCCGGATGAGATCACGGTGCAGGAAGACTTTGAGACAAGGAACGTCAAACTCAACGTGGAGGTTCGCTCGGTGGGACCCCTGCGTAGGAAAGGGTTCTACCTGGCTTTTCAGGACCTGGGAGCCTGTGTGTCCCTGCTGTCTGTGCGGGTGTACTACAAGAcgtgccctgctgtgctgcggGGCCTGGCCATGTTCCCTGAGACGGTGGCGGGCGCTGACTCCCAGCAGCTGGCGAAGGTGCAGGGTGCCTGTGTGGAGCATGCAGTGGCTGACAGGGCACCGATGCTGCACTGCAACATGGATGGAGAGTGGTTGGTGCCCATCGAGCAGTGCCTGTGCCAGGCTGGCTATGAGGCAGTGGGAGAGCAATGTCAAG CTTGTCCTCCCGGCACCTTCAAGGCTGAGGTGTCCCTGagtggctgccagccctgccctgctcacacGCTGCCATCCTCGGCCGCTGCTGATGCATGTCCCTGCCAGGATGGGTACTTCCGTGCCCCCACTGACCCAGCTGCCATGCCCTGCACCC GTCCTCCTTCAGCCCCTCGCAGTGTCACAGCTGTTGGGCTGGGGGCCACCGTGCAGCTGCGTTGGTCCCCTCCCAGTGACAAGGGTGGCCGGCAGGATGTCACCTACAGCATCACCTGTGAGCAGTGCTTACCTGAGAGCGGAGAGTGCCAGCCCTGCGATGGGGGAATCCGCTACTCGCAGCCCCCCCAGGGGCTGGTGGGGACAGGGGTGACAGTCACCGACCTGGAGCCCCAGGTCAATTACACCTTCACTGTCGAAGCTCGAAATGGTGTCTCAGCCTTCAGCCCGCTCCGCAGCATGTCCAGCACCAGCATCAGCGTCAACCACACAG AGCCGCCTCAGGTGACATCAGTGAGCCTGAATGGACAAACAGCCACCAGCTTGGTCCTCTCCTGGACGGTACCACCACggcagcagagctgggtctGGAAATACGAAGTCACCTACAGCAAGAAG ACAGATGAGAACAGCTACTCAGTGCTGCGCTGCGAGGGCACCTCTGTCACCATCCCCAAGCTGTCCCCTGGCACTGCCTACGTGGTGCGGGTCCAGGCGCTCACCAAGGATGGCCACGGCGCCTTCAGCCTTGAGCATGAGTTTGAGACATTACCTGAGG AAGCTGAGTCCATGGCATCCACTGCTGTCATTGGTGGCTCCGTCGCTGGTGTCATCTTTGTTGTCTTTGTCCTTGCTGTCCTTCTCTATGTCCTCCGGAG GAGGAGGAACTCGCCATCACGCCAGTCCCCCGAGGACGTCTACTTCTCCAAGTCTG ACCAGCTGAAGCCACTTAAGACCTACGTTGACCCACACACCTATGAAGACCCCAACCAAGCCATGCTCAAGTTCACCACTGAGATCTCACCATCCTCCATCACCCGACAGAAAGTCATTGGTGCTG GAGAGTTTGGGGAGGTCTACAAGGGCACCCTGAAGCAGGGCAAGAAGGAGGTGCCAGTGGCCATCAAGACACTCAAGGTGGGCTACACAGAGAAGCAGCGTGTGGACTTCCTGAGCGAGGCCAGCATCATGGGGCAGTTCTGCCACCCCAACATCATCCGCCTTGAGGGGGTCGTCTCCAAGC ACAAACCCTTCATGATCGTCATAGAGTACATGGAAAACGGCGCATTGGACAAATTCCTGCGG gaGAAAGATGGGCAGTTCTGCGTCATCCAGCTGGTGGGGATGCTGCGGGGCATTGCAGCGGGCATGAAGTACTTGGCCAACATGAACTACGTGCACCGGGATCTGGCTGCACGCAACATCCTGGTCAACAGCAACTTGGTCTGCAAAGTGTCTGACTTTGGCATGTCCCGTGTCCTGGAAGATGACCCCGAAGCCGCCTATACCACCAGC GGTGGGAAGATCCCGATCCGCTGGACAGCACCCGAAGCCATCTCATACCGCAAGTTCACCTCTGCCAGTGATGTCTGGAGCTACGGCATCGTCATGTGGGAGGTGATGTCCTACGGCGAGCGCCCGTACTGGGAGCTCTCCAACCACGAG GTCATGAAAGCCATCAATGAAGGCTTCCGCCTGCCCGCCCCGCtggactgcccctctgctgtgtACCAGCTGAtgatgcagtgctggcagcaggaacGTGCCCGGCGCCCTAAGTTTGCTGATATTGTCAGCATCCTCGACAAGCTGGTCCGTGCCCCTGACTCCCTCAAGGCTCTGGCAGATTTCGACCCCCG AGTCTCCATCCGCCTGCCCAGCACCAGTGGCTCTGACGGCGTTCCCTTCCGCTCGGTGCCTGAGTGGCTCGAGTCCATCAAGATGCACCAATACGCCGAGCACTTCGCTGCTGCTGGATACAGCACCATTGAGAAAGTGCTGCAGATGACAAGCGA CGATCTCAAGAAGATCGGGGTGCGCCTGCCTGGCCACAAGAAACGCATTGCCTACagcctgctggggctgcaggagcagctctgccccgCCGGCGTCCCCATCTGA
- the EPHA2 gene encoding ephrin type-A receptor 2 isoform X2 translates to MEHWGSQRYPRVLKVVLLDFAKAQGELGWLTQPYGKGWDLQQHVLNDSGIYIYAVCSVLQGEQENWLRTNWIYRSDAQRIFIELKFTVRDCNSFPGGGGSCKETFNLFYAESDVDYGTNFQKRQFKKIDTIAPDEITVQEDFETRNVKLNVEVRSVGPLRRKGFYLAFQDLGACVSLLSVRVYYKTCPAVLRGLAMFPETVAGADSQQLAKVQGACVEHAVADRAPMLHCNMDGEWLVPIEQCLCQAGYEAVGEQCQACPPGTFKAEVSLSGCQPCPAHTLPSSAAADACPCQDGYFRAPTDPAAMPCTRPPSAPRSVTAVGLGATVQLRWSPPSDKGGRQDVTYSITCEQCLPESGECQPCDGGIRYSQPPQGLVGTGVTVTDLEPQVNYTFTVEARNGVSAFSPLRSMSSTSISVNHTEPPQVTSVSLNGQTATSLVLSWTVPPRQQSWVWKYEVTYSKKTDENSYSVLRCEGTSVTIPKLSPGTAYVVRVQALTKDGHGAFSLEHEFETLPEAESMASTAVIGGSVAGVIFVVFVLAVLLYVLRRRRNSPSRQSPEDVYFSKSDQLKPLKTYVDPHTYEDPNQAMLKFTTEISPSSITRQKVIGAGEFGEVYKGTLKQGKKEVPVAIKTLKVGYTEKQRVDFLSEASIMGQFCHPNIIRLEGVVSKHKPFMIVIEYMENGALDKFLREKDGQFCVIQLVGMLRGIAAGMKYLANMNYVHRDLAARNILVNSNLVCKVSDFGMSRVLEDDPEAAYTTSGGKIPIRWTAPEAISYRKFTSASDVWSYGIVMWEVMSYGERPYWELSNHEVMKAINEGFRLPAPLDCPSAVYQLMMQCWQQERARRPKFADIVSILDKLVRAPDSLKALADFDPRVSIRLPSTSGSDGVPFRSVPEWLESIKMHQYAEHFAAAGYSTIEKVLQMTSDDLKKIGVRLPGHKKRIAYSLLGLQEQLCPAGVPI, encoded by the exons ATGGAGCATTGGGGGTCCCAGAGGTATCCGAGGGTATTAAAAG ttgTCCTGCTGGATTTCGCCAAGGCTCAaggggagctgggctggctTACCCAGCCCTACGGCAAAGGG TGGGACCTGCAGCAGCACGTGCTGAACGACTCCGGGATCTACATCTACGCAGTGTGCAGCGTGCTGCAGGGCGAGCAGGAGAACTGGCTGCGCACCAACTGGATCTACCGCAGCGACGCTCAGCGCATCTTCATCGAGCTCAAGTTCACCGTCCGCGACTGCAACAGCTTCCCTGGGGGCGGCGGGTCCTGCAAGGAGACCTTCAACCTCTTCTATGCTGAATCTGATGTTGATTATGGCACCAATTTCCAGAAGCGACAGTTCAAGAAGATCGACACCATCGCTCCGGATGAGATCACGGTGCAGGAAGACTTTGAGACAAGGAACGTCAAACTCAACGTGGAGGTTCGCTCGGTGGGACCCCTGCGTAGGAAAGGGTTCTACCTGGCTTTTCAGGACCTGGGAGCCTGTGTGTCCCTGCTGTCTGTGCGGGTGTACTACAAGAcgtgccctgctgtgctgcggGGCCTGGCCATGTTCCCTGAGACGGTGGCGGGCGCTGACTCCCAGCAGCTGGCGAAGGTGCAGGGTGCCTGTGTGGAGCATGCAGTGGCTGACAGGGCACCGATGCTGCACTGCAACATGGATGGAGAGTGGTTGGTGCCCATCGAGCAGTGCCTGTGCCAGGCTGGCTATGAGGCAGTGGGAGAGCAATGTCAAG CTTGTCCTCCCGGCACCTTCAAGGCTGAGGTGTCCCTGagtggctgccagccctgccctgctcacacGCTGCCATCCTCGGCCGCTGCTGATGCATGTCCCTGCCAGGATGGGTACTTCCGTGCCCCCACTGACCCAGCTGCCATGCCCTGCACCC GTCCTCCTTCAGCCCCTCGCAGTGTCACAGCTGTTGGGCTGGGGGCCACCGTGCAGCTGCGTTGGTCCCCTCCCAGTGACAAGGGTGGCCGGCAGGATGTCACCTACAGCATCACCTGTGAGCAGTGCTTACCTGAGAGCGGAGAGTGCCAGCCCTGCGATGGGGGAATCCGCTACTCGCAGCCCCCCCAGGGGCTGGTGGGGACAGGGGTGACAGTCACCGACCTGGAGCCCCAGGTCAATTACACCTTCACTGTCGAAGCTCGAAATGGTGTCTCAGCCTTCAGCCCGCTCCGCAGCATGTCCAGCACCAGCATCAGCGTCAACCACACAG AGCCGCCTCAGGTGACATCAGTGAGCCTGAATGGACAAACAGCCACCAGCTTGGTCCTCTCCTGGACGGTACCACCACggcagcagagctgggtctGGAAATACGAAGTCACCTACAGCAAGAAG ACAGATGAGAACAGCTACTCAGTGCTGCGCTGCGAGGGCACCTCTGTCACCATCCCCAAGCTGTCCCCTGGCACTGCCTACGTGGTGCGGGTCCAGGCGCTCACCAAGGATGGCCACGGCGCCTTCAGCCTTGAGCATGAGTTTGAGACATTACCTGAGG CTGAGTCCATGGCATCCACTGCTGTCATTGGTGGCTCCGTCGCTGGTGTCATCTTTGTTGTCTTTGTCCTTGCTGTCCTTCTCTATGTCCTCCGGAG GAGGAGGAACTCGCCATCACGCCAGTCCCCCGAGGACGTCTACTTCTCCAAGTCTG ACCAGCTGAAGCCACTTAAGACCTACGTTGACCCACACACCTATGAAGACCCCAACCAAGCCATGCTCAAGTTCACCACTGAGATCTCACCATCCTCCATCACCCGACAGAAAGTCATTGGTGCTG GAGAGTTTGGGGAGGTCTACAAGGGCACCCTGAAGCAGGGCAAGAAGGAGGTGCCAGTGGCCATCAAGACACTCAAGGTGGGCTACACAGAGAAGCAGCGTGTGGACTTCCTGAGCGAGGCCAGCATCATGGGGCAGTTCTGCCACCCCAACATCATCCGCCTTGAGGGGGTCGTCTCCAAGC ACAAACCCTTCATGATCGTCATAGAGTACATGGAAAACGGCGCATTGGACAAATTCCTGCGG gaGAAAGATGGGCAGTTCTGCGTCATCCAGCTGGTGGGGATGCTGCGGGGCATTGCAGCGGGCATGAAGTACTTGGCCAACATGAACTACGTGCACCGGGATCTGGCTGCACGCAACATCCTGGTCAACAGCAACTTGGTCTGCAAAGTGTCTGACTTTGGCATGTCCCGTGTCCTGGAAGATGACCCCGAAGCCGCCTATACCACCAGC GGTGGGAAGATCCCGATCCGCTGGACAGCACCCGAAGCCATCTCATACCGCAAGTTCACCTCTGCCAGTGATGTCTGGAGCTACGGCATCGTCATGTGGGAGGTGATGTCCTACGGCGAGCGCCCGTACTGGGAGCTCTCCAACCACGAG GTCATGAAAGCCATCAATGAAGGCTTCCGCCTGCCCGCCCCGCtggactgcccctctgctgtgtACCAGCTGAtgatgcagtgctggcagcaggaacGTGCCCGGCGCCCTAAGTTTGCTGATATTGTCAGCATCCTCGACAAGCTGGTCCGTGCCCCTGACTCCCTCAAGGCTCTGGCAGATTTCGACCCCCG AGTCTCCATCCGCCTGCCCAGCACCAGTGGCTCTGACGGCGTTCCCTTCCGCTCGGTGCCTGAGTGGCTCGAGTCCATCAAGATGCACCAATACGCCGAGCACTTCGCTGCTGCTGGATACAGCACCATTGAGAAAGTGCTGCAGATGACAAGCGA CGATCTCAAGAAGATCGGGGTGCGCCTGCCTGGCCACAAGAAACGCATTGCCTACagcctgctggggctgcaggagcagctctgccccgCCGGCGTCCCCATCTGA
- the EPHA2 gene encoding ephrin type-A receptor 2 isoform X3 yields the protein MEHWGSQRYPRVLKVVLLDFAKAQGELGWLTQPYGKGWDLQQHVLNDSGIYIYAVCSVLQGEQENWLRTNWIYRSDAQRIFIELKFTVRDCNSFPGGGGSCKETFNLFYAESDVDYGTNFQKRQFKKIDTIAPDEITVQEDFETRNVKLNVEVRSVGPLRRKGFYLAFQDLGACVSLLSVRVYYKTCPAVLRGLAMFPETVAGADSQQLAKVQGACVEHAVADRAPMLHCNMDGEWLVPIEQCLCQAGYEAVGEQCQACPPGTFKAEVSLSGCQPCPAHTLPSSAAADACPCQDGYFRAPTDPAAMPCTRPPSAPRSVTAVGLGATVQLRWSPPSDKGGRQDVTYSITCEQCLPESGECQPCDGGIRYSQPPQGLVGTGVTVTDLEPQVNYTFTVEARNGVSAFSPLRSMSSTSISVNHTEPPQVTSVSLNGQTATSLVLSWTVPPRQQSWVWKYEVTYSKKTDENSYSVLRCEGTSVTIPKLSPGTAYVVRVQALTKDGHGAFSLEHEFETLPEEAESMASTAVIGGSVAGVIFVVFVLAVLLYVLRRRRNSPSRQSPEDVYFSKSDQLKPLKTYVDPHTYEDPNQAMLKFTTEISPSSITRQKVIGAGEFGEVYKGTLKQGKKEVPVAIKTLKVGYTEKQRVDFLSEASIMGQFCHPNIIRLEGVVSKHKPFMIVIEYMENGALDKFLREKDGQFCVIQLVGMLRGIAAGMKYLANMNYVHRDLAARNILVNSNLVCKVSDFGMSRVLEDDPEAAYTTSGGKIPIRWTAPEAISYRKFTSASDVWSYGIVMWEVMSYGERPYWELSNHEVMKAINEGFRLPAPLDCPSAVYQLMMQCWQQERARRPKFADIVSILDKLVRAPDSLKALADFDPRVSIRLPSTSGSDGVPFRSVPEWLESIKMHQYAEHFAAAGYSTIEKVLQMTSE from the exons ATGGAGCATTGGGGGTCCCAGAGGTATCCGAGGGTATTAAAAG ttgTCCTGCTGGATTTCGCCAAGGCTCAaggggagctgggctggctTACCCAGCCCTACGGCAAAGGG TGGGACCTGCAGCAGCACGTGCTGAACGACTCCGGGATCTACATCTACGCAGTGTGCAGCGTGCTGCAGGGCGAGCAGGAGAACTGGCTGCGCACCAACTGGATCTACCGCAGCGACGCTCAGCGCATCTTCATCGAGCTCAAGTTCACCGTCCGCGACTGCAACAGCTTCCCTGGGGGCGGCGGGTCCTGCAAGGAGACCTTCAACCTCTTCTATGCTGAATCTGATGTTGATTATGGCACCAATTTCCAGAAGCGACAGTTCAAGAAGATCGACACCATCGCTCCGGATGAGATCACGGTGCAGGAAGACTTTGAGACAAGGAACGTCAAACTCAACGTGGAGGTTCGCTCGGTGGGACCCCTGCGTAGGAAAGGGTTCTACCTGGCTTTTCAGGACCTGGGAGCCTGTGTGTCCCTGCTGTCTGTGCGGGTGTACTACAAGAcgtgccctgctgtgctgcggGGCCTGGCCATGTTCCCTGAGACGGTGGCGGGCGCTGACTCCCAGCAGCTGGCGAAGGTGCAGGGTGCCTGTGTGGAGCATGCAGTGGCTGACAGGGCACCGATGCTGCACTGCAACATGGATGGAGAGTGGTTGGTGCCCATCGAGCAGTGCCTGTGCCAGGCTGGCTATGAGGCAGTGGGAGAGCAATGTCAAG CTTGTCCTCCCGGCACCTTCAAGGCTGAGGTGTCCCTGagtggctgccagccctgccctgctcacacGCTGCCATCCTCGGCCGCTGCTGATGCATGTCCCTGCCAGGATGGGTACTTCCGTGCCCCCACTGACCCAGCTGCCATGCCCTGCACCC GTCCTCCTTCAGCCCCTCGCAGTGTCACAGCTGTTGGGCTGGGGGCCACCGTGCAGCTGCGTTGGTCCCCTCCCAGTGACAAGGGTGGCCGGCAGGATGTCACCTACAGCATCACCTGTGAGCAGTGCTTACCTGAGAGCGGAGAGTGCCAGCCCTGCGATGGGGGAATCCGCTACTCGCAGCCCCCCCAGGGGCTGGTGGGGACAGGGGTGACAGTCACCGACCTGGAGCCCCAGGTCAATTACACCTTCACTGTCGAAGCTCGAAATGGTGTCTCAGCCTTCAGCCCGCTCCGCAGCATGTCCAGCACCAGCATCAGCGTCAACCACACAG AGCCGCCTCAGGTGACATCAGTGAGCCTGAATGGACAAACAGCCACCAGCTTGGTCCTCTCCTGGACGGTACCACCACggcagcagagctgggtctGGAAATACGAAGTCACCTACAGCAAGAAG ACAGATGAGAACAGCTACTCAGTGCTGCGCTGCGAGGGCACCTCTGTCACCATCCCCAAGCTGTCCCCTGGCACTGCCTACGTGGTGCGGGTCCAGGCGCTCACCAAGGATGGCCACGGCGCCTTCAGCCTTGAGCATGAGTTTGAGACATTACCTGAGG AAGCTGAGTCCATGGCATCCACTGCTGTCATTGGTGGCTCCGTCGCTGGTGTCATCTTTGTTGTCTTTGTCCTTGCTGTCCTTCTCTATGTCCTCCGGAG GAGGAGGAACTCGCCATCACGCCAGTCCCCCGAGGACGTCTACTTCTCCAAGTCTG ACCAGCTGAAGCCACTTAAGACCTACGTTGACCCACACACCTATGAAGACCCCAACCAAGCCATGCTCAAGTTCACCACTGAGATCTCACCATCCTCCATCACCCGACAGAAAGTCATTGGTGCTG GAGAGTTTGGGGAGGTCTACAAGGGCACCCTGAAGCAGGGCAAGAAGGAGGTGCCAGTGGCCATCAAGACACTCAAGGTGGGCTACACAGAGAAGCAGCGTGTGGACTTCCTGAGCGAGGCCAGCATCATGGGGCAGTTCTGCCACCCCAACATCATCCGCCTTGAGGGGGTCGTCTCCAAGC ACAAACCCTTCATGATCGTCATAGAGTACATGGAAAACGGCGCATTGGACAAATTCCTGCGG gaGAAAGATGGGCAGTTCTGCGTCATCCAGCTGGTGGGGATGCTGCGGGGCATTGCAGCGGGCATGAAGTACTTGGCCAACATGAACTACGTGCACCGGGATCTGGCTGCACGCAACATCCTGGTCAACAGCAACTTGGTCTGCAAAGTGTCTGACTTTGGCATGTCCCGTGTCCTGGAAGATGACCCCGAAGCCGCCTATACCACCAGC GGTGGGAAGATCCCGATCCGCTGGACAGCACCCGAAGCCATCTCATACCGCAAGTTCACCTCTGCCAGTGATGTCTGGAGCTACGGCATCGTCATGTGGGAGGTGATGTCCTACGGCGAGCGCCCGTACTGGGAGCTCTCCAACCACGAG GTCATGAAAGCCATCAATGAAGGCTTCCGCCTGCCCGCCCCGCtggactgcccctctgctgtgtACCAGCTGAtgatgcagtgctggcagcaggaacGTGCCCGGCGCCCTAAGTTTGCTGATATTGTCAGCATCCTCGACAAGCTGGTCCGTGCCCCTGACTCCCTCAAGGCTCTGGCAGATTTCGACCCCCG AGTCTCCATCCGCCTGCCCAGCACCAGTGGCTCTGACGGCGTTCCCTTCCGCTCGGTGCCTGAGTGGCTCGAGTCCATCAAGATGCACCAATACGCCGAGCACTTCGCTGCTGCTGGATACAGCACCATTGAGAAAGTGCTGCAGATGACAAGCGAGTGA
- the CPLANE2 gene encoding LOW QUALITY PROTEIN: ciliogenesis and planar polarity effector 2 (The sequence of the model RefSeq protein was modified relative to this genomic sequence to represent the inferred CDS: deleted 2 bases in 1 codon) has translation MVEPGWLLSPPGRPFLASIFHKNQRRVFGLLRRPALPVVLSVPTVSVQLFVSGRSGVGKTALVATLLGNHVPPLHRETLGIEVSTLFWPAVPLGSERPVLFQLHFWDCGENALRKFEHLLPACREEADAILLLFSFTDRPSFEELPARLERVLQPHEDPLRVVVGTRFDLCPHTAVTEADVAAFEDNWGLRVLRSGGSGVGRGGLERVAPLLDALVGQLWQRDQMAAGVIQEGREDPED, from the exons ATGGTGGAGCCGGGTTGGCTGCTGTCCCCCCCCGGCCGCCCCTTCCTGGCCTCCATCTTTCACAAGAACCAGCGCAGAGTTTTTG GGCTGCTGAGGCGTCCG GCGCTGCCCGTCGTCCTCAGTGTCCCCACGGTTTCCGTACAACTCTTCGTGTCGGGACGCAGCGGGGTGGGCAAAACGGCCTTGGTGGCAACGCTGCTTGGGAACCACGTCCCCCCTTTGCACCGAGAGACGTTGG GCATCGAGGTGAGCACGCTGTTCTGGCCCGCCGTCCCGCTGGGCTCCGAGCGCCCCGTGCTCTTTCAGCTCCATTTCTGGGACTGCGGGGAGAATGCCCTGCGGAAATTCGAGCACCTCCTGCCC GCATGCAGGGAGGAGGCGGACGCCATCCTTTTGCTGTTCTCCTTCACCGACCGCCCGTCCTTCGAGGAGCTGCCGGCGCGGCTGGAGcgtgtgctgcagccccacgaGGACCCGCTGCGCGTGGTGGTGGGCACCAG ATTCGACCTGTGTCCCCACACTGCTGTGACGGAGGCGGACGTGGCTGCCTTCGAGGACAACTGGGGGCTGCGGGTGCTGCGGTCGGGGGGTTCTGGGGTGGGCCGGGGAGGGCTGGAACGGGTGGCCCCATTGCTGGATGCCCTGGTGGGGCAGCTGTGGCAACGAGACCAGATGGCAGCTGGTGTCATCCAAGAGGGTCGGGAGGACCCCGAGGACTGA